The window TAGTTTTctgttatttataatttgtatttgatttctcCTTGTTCACTTAAACTGCTTCAGGAAGAGAAGGCAATTGAAAGAGGAATTCTTCCCTTGCTCCAACGTGCAACATTGGTTCAGACTTTTGGACAACGGAATCATGTTTGCTTAAATGAGGGCTCAATTACAATTCCTCCCTATGCTCCTCCACAGAAAATGCAAACCCACCTGATTCCTGAAAAGACTCCTAGGTCTATCTTTGTGTACTTTCGAGGATTGTTTTATGATGTGGGAAATGACCCAGAAGGTGGTTATTATGCAAGGTATTTTGTACTAAACCTACATGCTAACAAGAGAACATCCAAgggtttttcattttgtttatgtaGCATTTGAAGGCTTCAATCCTCCTTTCAATTAAATTGCAAGCAAAAGAATTTATTCCGATAAAAATAAGTGTTAGGAAAGCATGTTGTCAGCAGATATTTTGCCATATGATGAAATGAGAAACATGAACATGTTCATATCATAATAAAGATTGATGGTTCGTTAAGGTTGTAAAAACTATGTAAAAGGGGAACAgtagtcataactcataagagAATACATGGAGTGATCTTTAAGTGTTGTAAGTGGAAAGGAATGGTAGTAGTTCGAAGTTATTTTCTCCAATAATCTCTAATATAAAATTAGTTCAAAGCCAACACATTCCTGaatgttattttttgggtacatTTTCACAGAGGTGCACGTGCGGCAGTGTGGGAGAACTTCAAGGACAATCCACTTTTTGACATTTCCACGGAGCACCCTACCACGTATTATGAGGACATGCAACGAGCTGTTTTCTGTTTGTGCCCCCTTGGCTGGGCCCCATGGAGCCCAAGATTGGTAGAAGCAGTGATATTTGGCTGCATCCCTGTTATCATAGCAGATGATATTGTTCTACCCTTTGCTGATGCAATCCCTTGGGAAGAAATTGGGGTTTTCTTAGACGAGAAGGATGTCCCCAACTTGGACACCATCCTCACATCAATACCCTTAGACGTAATATTGAGGAAGCAGAGATTGCTTGCCAACCCTTCAATGAAGCAAGCAATGTTGTTTCCACAACCTGCTCAACCAGGAGATGCTTTCCATCAAGTTCTAAATGGACTTGCACGTAAGTTGCCACATGAAAAGAGTATTTACTTGAAGCCAGGTGAGAAGATCCTAAACTGGACTGCAGGTCCAGTAGGTGACCTGAAACCTTGGTAGCAGCTATAACATTGTGCTATCAATGCTAATCAGAATTCTTTGTGTCCTGCCCCTTGGCCAGCTTCCAGATCTTATCAGAGTTTACTGTTTAATGGAAGTGTAATTTTCCATCTTTCCAAAGTGTATTATACTCTCCTATTTTTACGGTTTTAGGTGGTGCCATTTGCTGTACTTTGCGTAGGTGGTTCTAAATTATTCTTGAAAGTTACAGTGGTGATTGTTCCTTGTTTCTGGTATCACCTACCATTAAGGacagaaaacaaattttaaatcagGACTAGTATGCGTTCAATTTGTTTGCTGAACTCCATCATTGTAGAGTATAGTGATTGTGGCTGTCATAAAATTTGGCATCTTGGTAAATTATGGTGCTGTATTGTCCTAAGACTTGAGATTTTTCACTGTTTTGGGATGAAAGTTTGATTTGGCTGTACATTGATTTTAAGTTATTCCTATCTCTCTTTGCCGTGGGAAACATTTGAAAGTTGACTTACTGAATAGTTTTCTACCAGCATGTACTAGTCTCCTCAAGAGTTTCCAGCGTATTATAAAATCAGATCAGGTATTCAATGAAAATTATCAAATGCATCTTGGCTAGTGGGTGAAGAAAGTGAACTGAACCTTATGTTGATTGTGAATCTCTTGATCATGCGATTTGAAGTCATAGATCAAGTTATATCATGAAAATTTTCGTACTTGCGTGGAGAGTAACatgctatttatttttatttagatgttTTAACCCCCAcgccaaccccccccccccccccccttttttttcttcaggtGAGTacatatttagtatttttttctataaaaaatgaaaagaaaagaaaacaagactTACAGTTTTATGAACAGTTTATGCAAATATATCAGACCTGAAGACGTTTACAatactattgagaagttgaggATTGAGTGGGATGATGTTGGTTCCTATAGGCACTGGTAAAATTTGATACTGTTGAAGTGCAGTACACAAATGAGTTGCTAGAAACTTTGCTTATTGTTGTCTGGTTTAGTAGTCATATTCTAGTGTCAAGCCCCGATAAGTTTCCTGGGGAAAATGATGCTGCTGGTTGTGTTTAGCAGAGAATTTGATCGAAAAAATCTGTCTTCTTGCAAGTTTGCAAGGTTGAACTCTTTGGTGTCCCGACTGAGAAGTTTTACCAAGCATTTATAACTATTTTACTGACACGATTGTCTTTTGATGCAATCTGTAAAGTTGAGTAGATCTATTAGATTTTCAAAGTGAACCTTGTAGCTCCTCCCAAGGAGGCAGATCATATGCTTCAAAGAAATAGGTAAAGTAAgtcctctttcttttctgttttttgagaagaaataagCCCTTAGCCCTCTTTCTTTGGCTACAATggtggttaaaaaaaaaaaaaaattatattcggTTAACGTATAGAACACTCTCGAGGCTGGGGCCCAAAGTACATTATGGGTCATGGCCCTTGTAAAACCTAGGCAAGAAATAATTTGTCGAAAGAAGATAAGAATTTTGCACGAAAAGTGGGTAAAGGGGGTCTTTTCACTTGTGTGGGAATTATGAAAGCCACGCTTCCACATGTGTTCCAAACAGCCAATGGGATTATAGAATACTCTATTAACACTTCACTCTTGCATCTTCAAGCATCTACCATTCTCTTATCTTCTCATTGCTATTACCACTCTTCTGTATTACATCGGAACTGAAAGAAGCTTACTTAGAACAAACAAAGCATAGAAAAAATGGTCCTGCAACTGCAGGCAGCCTCTAGACCTGTACCAACAACCAAGTCTTGTTTGGCTACAACAGGCAATGCTGGTCTGCGAAGACCATCTGATCGATTTGCTCTTAAGTCATCTTTTTTCTCTCCATCACTCAACCTCTTGCTTTCCTCTCTACCACGCACTCCTGCTTCTGCTGCACCCAGATTTTCCATGCGTGTTGCCTCCAAGCAAGCCTATATTTGTCGTGATTGCGGGTACCCTTTACACCGCtctttctttcaagtttcaaattcaACTTGGGTTGaatgttttttcttcatttttggcTTAATCATATAATCAAATTGCGATTTTGTTGATgcaggtatatatataatgagagaACTCCCTTTGAGAAATTACCTGACAAGTATTTCTGTCCTGGTAAACCACTTTTGTTCCTTCTGTATCTCAATCTTTAGTTTCTTCTTTACGATTACTGTTCGACATATTGTGAAATGGCTGACTCTTTAAGATAATGTTTCCATCCTAAAGAGGCAATTGTGACAATGTCTTCCATATCTAGATAAATTCTTAAATAGGCATTTGTGTCTATTCCCTTCcactacatattttttttatagtgtcTGGATAATTTTGATTCCTAATTTTAGAATTGGCCAAATTCTTGTTAGTTATCAAAACAAACCATACAACCTTATCATGTTTATGGCTACCTCTGCAAATTATTTGAATGGGGAGAGCTACACTACAGGGTCATATCCCCAGGATGGCGATAAGTGATAACTCAATCTCTTGCTTTGTGTGGCAAAGAGATACAAGTCATCTTGACGTAGAGGCCAAGAGATGATGATTGGTGCGGAGATCAATCGTTGAAAGGAACTTTCACGGATCTATTTGAATTTGCTACTTATAGGGTGGCATCTGTGGCAGATATGATGGTGAGTCACACTTTGGAGAAAGGATGGAATTGGAATATAAGGTTCCAACGTGGTTTTAATGAATGGGAGATGGAGTTGGTGGGGGCCTTTACTCGTACATTGGAGTTGCTGAGTCCTCCTATTGAGGGTGGAGACAAGATGAGGTGGTGTTTGGGGTTCAAGGGGggtttttgatataaaatcCTTTTATGGTGCATTGAGGGGATCAAGGTTTATTACTTTTccttggaagagtatttggaGTGTGAAGGCTCTACGTCATGTGTCGTTTTTTGTTTGGACAACTGCATGGGGCAGGGTTCTCACAACAGACCATTTGAGGAAAAGTGGCTGCACTATTATGGATTGGTGTTGCCTGTGTGAATGTAATGGAGAGAGTGTGGATCATTTGCTTCTACACTGTGGTGAGGTTTTTCGATTATGGAGCTTTgcccttagattttttttggtgtttcttgGGTTCTACCTAAAAGAGTTATTGACTTGCTAGCCAAttggaggaattggttggggatGCATTCTTCAAATGTTTAGAATTGGGTACCACATTGTGTGATGTGGAttatttggagggagagaaataatCACATATTTGAAGATTTAGTGCTTTCTAGGGATAAGCTCTTAGAGTTGttactttgtttgattggtttCATGCGTGGGGTTGTGCTTCAAAATCAGTTCCATTGTTTTTagattcacttttttttttctttctttttacataaattgttttgttttcctttattGCTTGTACATATTTTCTTCGTTTACTTCATCTCTTTGAGGGAGTAGCAtctttttaatacaaattttcttacctattaaaaaaaaaaatgatgagccGAACTGCTTCTAAATATAATAAGAATTTAAGATAGGAAAGaacaataattataataagaatttaagatagaaaagaacaataataaggcaGGCATAAGAATGAATATGGGAAGTGTTATGGTAATGCACTTCATGATCATTGCTCTCCATTGTGCTTTGCAGTCTGTGGTGCTCCTAAACGAAGATTCAGGTCCTACCAACCTGCTGTGGTAAAAAATGCTAATGCAACAGATGTTCGAAAGGAACGGAAAGCACAAATTCAAAGAGAGGAAGCAATTGGGTAAGCATATTCCCTTTCTTAATTCAGGACTAACAAGCTAACGACTGCCAAAAATGTTTTATTCCTTCTACTTTTTCCCCCATAATTCAAACACTTTTTTCTTACTACATCATATTTGATCTGGCACAGGCGGGCACTCCCGATAGCAATCGTGGTGGGAATTGTGGCACTTGGGGGATTATACTTCTACCTCAACAACACCTTTAGTTGAATAGTTGGGTAGAAGCCAAATGTCTGTTGTTGACAGAATTATTCTTGTAATGTCATCTTATTTCTCAAAGTTCCTTCTGATTACACTATACATTTTCCATTCACGATCAATAGCTGAAAAGGAAATATCCTCACTGTTCTGAGTATGCAAACAAGTAGATGATCCTCACTGAAGAGAATAATCCCAACTCAGCTaattaatcaagcaataaagaTTTCCCAGCTTTTAAAAGACCgcatatcatattataaaaccATGGTATTCACCTTATATGAAGCAGCTTGCAGGGATCAGCGgtcttataaaaaataacagaACAGAATACATGATGATATAAATACCGGAAATCTCAAGTACTTCTGTTCACTGGTCAAACAGTGCTTCGTTGAATTACATCAACATCATTCATAATAAAATGTCAATTTTATGCTGTcctttgaattaaatttttttattttaaaagtctaGCCCATTGGCTAGGCAAATGTTCTGCGGGAGACATACAACTCTGAATTGATTACAATTATGAGTTCACAATCACATATCCTCTTCACCTACATTCAAAGTGAATAATATTAAAACTGATAATGTCAACCAACGGGTGAATTTCTCAAGGTCTCACCACAAACAGAACCCTCTCTTACAGACATTTTCCTCTAGTCACTTAATTGCAGACCAAAGTTATTGCCTATAACATTATATATGTGAAAATtccacaaaacaaaattgtttaAAGCTAAAGGTcgtaaataaaaaagaaacattatTTAACAAGAATCGAAGAATATTGAGAAATTTACATATTATGGCTATATCTAACAGGTAATCAATCTTGCAAAACAAATGAACCCTCTATTCGTTTCTCCATCGATTGCTGAAAAGGGAAATTTAAAGGAGAAAGCATGTCATTGAAACTAGAGGCAGGAACAGGCTTGAACTCGTATGGACCTTCCTTCGCTCCCCAAACCTGTACCAAGTAATACAAAAAGCACTCCCATTAAAGATTTTCACTTTAATCTCAACCGAAATTAGTGCTGTTAAATATTCTTAAAGGTAACATAGTTGAAAGCAcattagactacaaaaactgaCTTGATTTCCGTCGTCATCATAGCCCCTATCCCATGTATGTATCTCATTATTCTTCACAATTGCAAGTTCAGAAGTACAGTACGTTGCTCCATTCTGTCACAAAGGAAAGAAGCTATCACTGAATACTTGTAGTTAGAAAGATCACAAGTTCAGAAGAAATCAACTCATTTCCATATCCCAACTCCTAGGTTCAACAGAGAATTACCCATGAATTAGGAAACCCGCCAGGTGGAGTTGAACCTTCATATAAGCAGCGTTTTCCACGCTCACAACGTTTGAGATATACTGTCGTTAAATGCTCCGCAATATCCTGCACACGCATAACACATTTAAAGAAAACTCAGCCAAAAGTAACAATTTGAAAGCATCAAGATGAATCAATCTCAGGCATGAAACCTAGCTGGCAAGATTAGTGCAGGACTTTAAATCAAGAACCCTAGGTTATCAGTCTTCCCAAACTGAATCATTTACCTAAGAAAAAGCATATAATTATTCCATGGGCTTGACTAAAAGGTAGTTCAGCCATGTGCTGCTCTCAAGACTTAGGAAAACTAGCCCACGGCGCCACGCAATCATAAAACCTAAGAAGCAGAATCCACAACCAGATGGACCTCATATAAATAATAGATTTAGAGAGAACAAAGCCAGCAAAGCATGCCTCAGCAAAGTATACAACTGCTTTGACAAGTGAACTAAAAAGTaactatagcaaaataaattcCTCTCAATTCTTTTCACTCTAGAAATATTCCAAGAAGGAAAAAGATGGCTAAGCATCCAACACCATACCTATATATATGTCAAGACATCACCTTATGAGAATTGGCAAAAAACTTGGCAGCCACATATGTCACATGATGGTATCAGTCAGAAAACATCAGAATTTATATTTAGTTCCTCAATTATATATCATAGATGATACTAATATTTGCTAACCCTGCAATTTGACTCATGACAATGCCACTGCCTGTTAACCTGTATCTTAGAAAAACCAACTCATTGCACTGTTGTAAGTTAATCGGGTTCAAATATTGTGATCTTTGCTAAAAGGCTTCAAAGTTAAGGTCATATCTATCAATTTCCAAAATTCCCTCTTGACTTCTATTAAGTCCCTGCTCAAAACCAATCCATCCAGTTCAAGAAATGATGTTGTGTTATGCCACTTTATGAATTTATAAAACTTGTACCAACTAAAGCAAGGCTCCTATATAGTTATTCCCCGTTTGTACACCACATTTACTGAGGCTTTTCCTTCTATCTTCAAGTTACAATTTTCTATACCAGATCTTTTAAATTGTCCATTCCAGCAAAGATAACAGACAAAGTCTCCAGAGTCCAATgcaaaaatctttttcatattACATGAACCTGTTAACTAAGCCCATGATTTTGACAAGACAAAAGACATACCCCAATAACTTCTTCAGGCAGTGGACGCTGATCCTTTGGGCGGTCACAGAAGTTCCCGTACTCCTCCACATCTCTAATGGCATATGAACTTACCTGACCATTGAACAAGTTAAAAAGATCAGAGAGTACGCATTCCAACAGGTGAATCATGCAAAGGAACATGCTGTTGAAGACTAAACTCCAACATAAAGTAAATGCCCACCTCAACATCACATCTCAATTCTTTAGGACAAGGCTTGACCATGTAGAATCTCTGTAATCAGATACCAGAtggaatttatcaaaaataattctcattgaagaaaatgaaaaagctTGCACTCTAGATAAAGAATTTTGTTTGCAATATGAGCCTAAATTGAGAGAAATGTTTCTAGAGGAACATCATTGAAGTTGAATTTTCATgaagaaagtaaaaaagaaaaaagaaaaaatgaaagcaGAAGAAGCAAGGAGATGATGCCTGCTTATGTATCATGGTTAAGACTGGTGAATAAGCAATAGAGCTCaactaaaaaaacaatataccTGGCGAAAGGGCTTCTGAGGGGTCCTCCAGAATGCCTAGCATTAGCAACAGAAATAAAATTAGTGAAAACGCTAATATTAGTGGCAGAAAAGCAAGTAATAGCTAGCAGTAACAAGAGAAGAGTAAATGAAAGCAAATAAGGGGGGAGTGATAATGATatagaataagaagaagatatattAATTAGTCTCTCACTCActtgttcaaaatataaaaccttAGAACCATCGACCATCTCTGCTGCCGGGCACGTCATCAATCtgcacacagagagagagagagagagagagagagagttaaggAAAAATTAGTGAAAGATACAAATTTTGTTGGTTGTAAAGGGTAAAGTGAAAAGGAGTGACCGACCTGATATTGAAGTAATTATCAGGATCTCTGGATGCTTGGTCCCTTGAAAACTAAATTAAGCAGAAATAGCAAtaagaaagaaatagagaagaataggGTAAAGTGAATttgaagagaagagaagagaagggtACCTTTTGGCCTGTGAGGGATTGAGCAACAAGGCGAGTATGGTCCCAACGAGTGGTGGACTTGGTGAGTCGTTTGAGCAAAAGAGCGCCTCCTATCAGTAACAGCGTCTTCATTACCACTCCCCTAGCTCTGCTTCCATTTCccattattctctctctctctctatttcacCCTCAAACATCCACCACCATCTTCAgcttcatatataatataatatagtgTTAGGGTTTAACACTCCAACTGCATCGCATCgcacctttttatttatttatgtcgAAGCTcccaaatgaaatgaaatgaaatacaCTAATAAttgagatagatagatagatagataataatgaaagggaaaatccGATGTGACAGGCTGACCTAAGATGGGAGGTGGAGTGGAGGGATTTCAATAATAAGTTGAAAACGTAACAACAAAAGATTATCAGAATTTCTGTGTCTTTCCCGTCGGCTAGTGTTCGAGTGTTTCCTATCCCCTCTGCCACGTCACCCCCCACCCTTACCCTTTTCCTTTCCAAGGTTTACcattctactctactctactctagtCTTTAGGATGTTAACCACCAAACCCCCCACTAAACTCaccccaacccaacccaactcctCATCCTAGTAGTATTTGTTGTTGTGGGTTGATATCGGGTTGGTTTGGTTTGGATCTGATTCTGCTTCACAGTTTTTTCACCTTatataacccaacccaactccaCTCCTCAAGTTAGTATTTGTGGGTTGATGAGTTTGTTTGGTTTCAGTCTGCTTCATATTGATAGTTTTTCAATCTGTTTtgtatataagtttattttattacttttatttcaaattatttttttaatagtttgatTGCTCTTTTAGTATTTTGATAATTAGTTTGATGAAGTTTGAGAATTTGGAATATTATTTAAGCATATTATATATGAattgtaataattaattattatgaaaataatgtttaaataattgttgaaagttcaaattttttataaggcATTAAAGAAATATgcacaacccaacccaacccaattggGTTGGTTTCTACACATGTGATGGGTTGGAGTTTCTCAACCTAATAAAATGCAATTGAGTTGAAAAGACCCTTCAACTTGATCCATACACACCCCTAGTTACACTTTATACAGTTTTGctattattctttttctattgTTCTCTATGTATTCTCACATCACATCATTGGCATTTCAATTCCATTACATCATTTTTCTCCCCATTAGTCTAAAATACAATAtttcttacttaaaaaaaaaaaaaaatcattattaacACAATTATTATAATTGGTGTATAATAAGAATAACATCAATGATGAATCGAAATAAAACTGATTGCTCCAATCATGAAAAATATAGTATTACTAACATTACACTTCTTCTAGTTGGCTCCCTTTCATTCTTATTGGTTCAATAGCCctcctttaatttctcttcCGCTACCCTTCGaacttaaatttttaataggagatgaaaatttttaaaatcaatagaACTCTTTCATcacattttaaataacaaaaatcaacaaGAGACTTCAGCCTTTTATTAAACGGAATCCACCCTTTCAACACATATTTGTTTTGACTTgcttcgaaaaaaaaaaaaaaaaattggttttgacTTTTTGATAAAAGAGGAGCATGGCCATGAGGGTGGTCGAAATATGTACATATTCATATTGTTTGCACTTTGCACTGGGCTGTGGCTTGGAAAATTGCAACATAAGCTGTGCAATGTACATTGAATGTAGCTAAGGAGTAAGGActatctctttcttctttagGCAACTTCAATCCGCTCGAAATTGCATGAATAGTCTGTCATTTCAATCAGCACCCTTTGAAACACATATAATCCTTGGTTTAAAATGGGAAAATATTACCTATCATTACATAGCTTATGGATTCCAAGTGCTTCAatggagaaaaagagagaactatTATGGATTCGTTGAGTTACTAAATTCTTCCAAGGAAAATATCTACAATCAAGTGTTATATCTTTGCGTCCATTGCAATTTCCTTATGAATGCCTTCTTTTacaattgtttttccttttactttccTTTTGCAGCAGGAATTTTCCATTTAAAAGTTGAAGTACCAGTccaagagaacaaaaattgaaaatatggcTTTCATATGTAGAAGTACGGACAGACCAAACCATGGCATAAACCGTTAAGAGTTATAATATACTACATTACATAAGCAACTATGGATACAGTACCTGGGCCTAGAGGCAAGACCCCATAATGGTTTTGTCTCACCACAGTCCTTATTCATTTCTTGAGAAGGTATGGGACAGCAAATAACAACCACATAACAGAAATTTATATCCTTATTCATACAAAGTAACGCGTCATATGAGACCTTGTTGAGAGGTGGATCGCAAAGCTACTGGTTCCCAGCAATAGGGCCGTCCTGACCTTTCTTAATATCATCCCACCCTCTTACCCATGGCTGCCCAGGCATGGCTCGTGTTTCAGGAGCAGAGTAGCTGTTGAGGTTGTTCATAACCTTGTCATGCAGGGCAGTAAACACCTATTACATTGAATATTTTAAGAGTAAGAATGGGAACTCCCAAGACACAAGAAAAGCAAAGGAAAATAACTAAATTGAACTTTCATCTCTTGATCATAACTCACAGGATTTATTTCCAGTCCTTCAGGGGGCTGCTCCTGGGCAGTAAGCCACTTCCACAGATCTGGGTTTTCCTGAAGAACAGGAACACCACAttcaaataaaaacacaatatattgaACATTTAGTCTCTCTTCCCTAGGAAAtagtttattttctaatagaaATCACAGAGTTGTAAGCAGTATAAAGACTGAGAAATACTTTAGTTTATGCTAAATTGGCACTCAACTATAGAACTTGCACACCTCCCCTGTAAGGAAAGTTGTGCCTTGATCTTTAGCGAaatgagaatataaaaaaactgAGAAACACATCAGtttattctaaactcacacTCAACTAATAAAACTTGCATACCTCTCCTCACTTAAGAAGTATGTAACATGATATTTAGAGAAATTAGAACATCAGAGTAAGGATTCAATTCCTTTCCCTTTATAGTAAACCCATCTCACACCAAACATATTGTGATCAAGCAAAAAAGATACTCGAAATAACACTCATTGCCTGTTGCAAGTTATGGAGACAACTTTAGGAATAGTGCTGAACAAGAAAGCTAGTGATCCAAAAACAGAATGACCGAGCAACCTGCCTCAATGTCACTTGCCAAAAACCCCCATGATCTAAAAAGCAACTGAATTCCCGAATCCCTTGGATCAGTCAAATGCTTTAGATGGTTTCTTTGTCTCATTTCAGGC of the Quercus robur chromosome 10, dhQueRobu3.1, whole genome shotgun sequence genome contains:
- the LOC126701474 gene encoding probable beta-1,4-xylosyltransferase IRX10L, with amino-acid sequence MNGWRWGFLLLVYAALVLKTGAVEHGRTQPTERISGSAGDVLEDNPVGRLKVFVYELPSKYNKKILQKDPRCLNHMFAAEIYMHRFLLSSPVRTLNPEEADWFYTPVYTTCDLTPNGLPLPFKSPRMMRSAIQLISSNWPYWNRTEGADHFFVVPHDFGACFHYQEEKAIERGILPLLQRATLVQTFGQRNHVCLNEGSITIPPYAPPQKMQTHLIPEKTPRSIFVYFRGLFYDVGNDPEGGYYARGARAAVWENFKDNPLFDISTEHPTTYYEDMQRAVFCLCPLGWAPWSPRLVEAVIFGCIPVIIADDIVLPFADAIPWEEIGVFLDEKDVPNLDTILTSIPLDVILRKQRLLANPSMKQAMLFPQPAQPGDAFHQVLNGLARKLPHEKSIYLKPGEKILNWTAGPVGDLKPW
- the LOC126703594 gene encoding uncharacterized protein LOC126703594, with the protein product MVLQLQAASRPVPTTKSCLATTGNAGLRRPSDRFALKSSFFSPSLNLLLSSLPRTPASAAPRFSMRVASKQAYICRDCGYIYNERTPFEKLPDKYFCPVCGAPKRRFRSYQPAVVKNANATDVRKERKAQIQREEAIGRALPIAIVVGIVALGGLYFYLNNTFS
- the LOC126703591 gene encoding chromophore lyase CRL, chloroplastic — translated: MGNGSRARGVVMKTLLLIGGALLLKRLTKSTTRWDHTRLVAQSLTGQKFSRDQASRDPDNYFNIRLMTCPAAEMVDGSKVLYFEQAFWRTPQKPFRQRFYMVKPCPKELRCDVEVSSYAIRDVEEYGNFCDRPKDQRPLPEEVIGDIAEHLTTVYLKRCERGKRCLYEGSTPPGGFPNSWNGATYCTSELAIVKNNEIHTWDRGYDDDGNQVWGAKEGPYEFKPVPASSFNDMLSPLNFPFQQSMEKRIEGSFVLQD